GGCGGGTGCGTCGGCCCTGCCCGAGCCCCGTGACATCGACGAGCGGGACCGCCTCGAGACGGCGTGGGACCGGCTCGAGGCGTTCCTGGGAAGGGACGCCGCGTTCGTGCCACGGCTGCAGCCGGTCGGATTGGAGCTGGGCTTCGGCCTCGCGCCCGATGACGACCCGGTCGACCTCGGGGACCTCAAGCTCCGGGGGCGCGTCGACCGCATCGACTCCGACGGCGGCGTCTCCCTGGTCGTCGACTACAAGACCGGCGACGTGCCGCCGCCGCGCGACTTCGGAAGGCGGGGGCTGCTCCAGCTGCAGCTCTACACCGTCGCGCTGCGGACCCGCGGCATGCCTGTCGCGGGTGCCGTGTACCGCAGCCTGAGGAGCGGGCGGACCTCCGGCTTCTACCTCCGGGACGCCTTCCGCGCCGAGGAGCTGCCCGGAGCGCAGGCGCTGGACGCCGCGGCCTTCGAGGAGGTGCTGGACGACGCCGTCCGGCGGGCCCGCGACGCCGCCGAGGGCATCCGGCAGGGAAGGCTCGCGCCCGATCCCGCGCACGATGCCTGCCGGTACTGCGCGGTGAGCCACGCGTGCGAGAGGGGGGCGGCGTGATGTTCCGCCCGACGCCGGCCCAAGGCGAGGCGATCCGGACGCTGCAAGGCGAACTGTTCATCGCTGCGGGAGCAGGTTCCGGCAAGACGGCGGTGCTGGCGCGGCGCTTCGCCGAAGCCGTCGCACGCGGGACGCCGGCGGAGCGCGCCCTGGCGATCACGTTCACGCGTAAGGCGGCTGCCGAGCTCGAGGCCCGCATCCGGCGCGTCCTCCGCTACGAGCACGCCAGGCCGGACGCGGCCCTGGCCATGGGGGAAGCGTGGGTCTCGACCATCCACGGCTTCTGTTCGCGGCTCCTGCGAAGGCACGCCCTCGAGGCCCGCCTGCCTCCCGGGTTCCGCGTCGCCGACGAGATCGAGACCGGTCTGCTGCGGGAGGCGGCCTTCGAGGAAGCGGTCTCGACGCGCGAGCGCGACGCGGGGGTCGGGGCTCTCCTCGCGCGATTCGGCGCCGCACGCCTGCGCGCGACGGTGCCGGCGCTGCACGCCAGGCTGCGATCGATGGGAGTCGCCCCGGACGATCTGCCCCTTGCGGAGCCGCCCGCGCTGCGGGAGGTCCTCGGCCGCGCACTCGCCGCGATCGAAGCCGTCCTCTCGGCTCACCCGACCCCCGCGGCCAACGCGACGCAGCGCGACAACGCGGCCGCGCTGGAGGCGGTCGCGCGCGCGCTGCGCGAGGCGGGGGCCCTTGCCGGCGAGCGGGCCGCCGGGGCCGTGATCGAGGCCAGGGCGGCGTGCCGCCTCTCCAGGCGATGCCGCGCCACGGCCGGAGCGATACAGGAGGCCTCGGAGGTCCTGGACGAGCTCGAGGACGCGGCCAGGCTCGCCGGTATCCAGCCGCACCGCCGTGCCCTCAGGGGGCTGCTGCGCGAGTTCGGCGAGCGGTACTCCGAGGGGAAGCGGCGAGCCGGAGTGCTCGACCAGGATGACCTGCAGGAGGCCGCCGAACGCCTCTTCCGGCGCAGACCCGATGTAGCGGAGGAGTACGCGCGGCGCTTCGAGCTGATCATGGTCGACGAGTTCCAGGACACCAACGCGCTGCAGGTGCGCGTGATCGAGCCGATCCGCAGGGGCGACCTGTGCGTCGTGGGTGACGAGCGCCAGGCCATCTACTCGTTCCGCAACGCCGACGTCGAGGTGTTCCGCCAGGTGCGGGCCGGCATCGACCGCACCGTGTCGCTGGACGTGAACTTCCGGTCGCGCCCGCCACTCCTCGGCTTCGTCAACGCGCTCTTCGGCGCCGAAGAGCTCTTCGGCGCCGGGCACGAGCCGCTGGTCCCCGGCGGCCCTGCGAGCCCCACACCGCCCGAGAGCGCCCCGTGCGCGGAGGTGCTGGCGGTGGCCCGCGAGGGGTGGGAGGGCGTCTCGTGGCGGGAGGCCGAGGCCCGCGCACTCGCGCGTCGGATCCGCTCCCTGGTGCGAGAGGACGGCGTGCCGCCCGGCGGCGTCGCCGTGCTCCTGCGGGCGCTCACCGGTGCGGCGCCCTACCTCGCCGCCCTGGAGGCCGAGGAGGTGCCGGCACTCGTGGCCGGCGGCGGCTCCTTCGCGTCGCAGCCCGAGGCGCTCGAGATGGAGTCACTGCTGGCGGTTGCGGCGCTGCCGCACGACGAGGAGCAGTTCGCCACCCTGCTGCTCGGCGACATGATCGGGCTCTCCGGCGGTGCCGTGCTCCAGCTTCGGGAGCTGGCCGAGGACCGCGGAATGTGGGCCGCCGTGACCGCTGCGGCGGCGGGGGAGGGCGCGCTGCCCGCGGGCGACCGGCAGCGGGTACGGGCGCTGCGCGACGCGGTCGAGGCGCTGAGGGGCGAATGCCACCGGCGCGGATTGGGAGAGGCCCTCGTGAGGGCGATCCGGATCCTCGGCCTGCGAGAGGCCCTGTCCGGCAGGGGGGCGGCGGGCGAGCGCGCGTGGGCGAACGTGCGCAAGCTCGTGCGAGAGGCCGAGACGTTCGGGCGGGACGAGACGCCGGATGCGGGCGCGTTCGTGGAGCGGCTTCGCGCGTGGCGCCTGTACGGGCGGTCGGGGCAGGCTCCGCCGCCGGAAGCGGCTGAAGCGGTCCGCATCATGTCGGTCCATTCCGCCAAGGGTCTCGAGTTCCCGGTCGTGGCGGTGGCCGACCTCGGACGGCAGGTCCCGTCCGTGGAAGACCTCGCGATAGCCGTCATGCGACCCGGTGGGCCCGCGTGGTCCCTCGCCCTGCCGCGCTCGCGGACGGGCGAGGACGGCTACGTGCCGATGGAGCATGCGCGCATGCGAGCGGAGGAGCAGCAGCGCCGGCTCGCCGAGGAGAAACGGCTGCTGTACGTCGCGTGCACGCGTGGCGAGGAGCGGCTGATCCTCTCGGGGGCCACGTCGCTGGACAAGGGCGAGCGAGACGACCGTCCCATCGGGTGGGTGCGGGGCGCGCTGGGTCTGGCGGAGGCGGTGGGCGAGCCGGGGGAGCGGGAGGCGGGGGGAGCGCGCTACGTCCTCGAGGTCGTCAGGCCGGAGGACGAGCCGGACGCCGCGCCCGCTCGCGAGGCGCCGACGCACCCGAGACCTTCCACGCCGCCGGTACCCTCGCCGCCGCCGGGGCCCGCGGCAGCGGAGGCGGAGAACGCGCCGGAGGAGCCGGTGGAGAACCCGCAGCCGGAAGAGCCTGCGGCGGGACCGGCCTCGCTGTCCTTCACCGCGCTGCACACCTTCACTGAGTGCCCGTACCGCTTCTACGTCGAGCGCGTCGCCGGGCTTCGCGCTCCCGGCCGCGACGCCGGCCCGATGGCGTTCGGGTCGGCGGCCCACGCAGCGCTCGAGACGCTCGGCGAGCAGCCGCTCACCGACGCGCGCATCGATGCGATCGCGTCCGTGCACGGGCTGCCCTCCGAGGAGATCCCCCGCCTCGCCGCGGCCGTGCGGGCCTTCGCCGGCTCGCCGCTCGCGGCTCGCGCGGAGGCCGAAGAGCGAATCGGCCGCGAGGTGCCCTTCGCCGTCATGCTCGACGGGACGCCGCTGACGGGCGCTATGGACCTCGTGTCCTGGTTCGGGGAGCGCGTGCTCGTCGTCGACTACAAGACCGGCGCCGGCGATGGTACCGGTGACCGCTCCGGCGGGGAGGCGTACCGCCTCCAGGCCGAGTGTTACGCGCTCGCGCTGCTCGAGAGCGGGGCCGGTGAGGTCGAGGTCGCCTTCGTCGCCTTGGAGCGCGGGTCGCGCATCACCTCGTCGCGGTTCCGATCCTCCGACGCGGCGCGCCTGCGCGAGCGGTTGGAGGGACTCGCCCGCGACGCACTTGGAGGGCCCTACCGGCCCAGGCCGCGCTACGACCGTCGCGTGTGCGGAGGCTGCCCCGCGCTCGGGGGCCTGTGCCCGGTCAGGCGCCCTCGGCGCCGCCCTCGCGGCGCTGCCT
This Coriobacteriia bacterium DNA region includes the following protein-coding sequences:
- a CDS encoding UvrD-helicase domain-containing protein; this translates as MMFRPTPAQGEAIRTLQGELFIAAGAGSGKTAVLARRFAEAVARGTPAERALAITFTRKAAAELEARIRRVLRYEHARPDAALAMGEAWVSTIHGFCSRLLRRHALEARLPPGFRVADEIETGLLREAAFEEAVSTRERDAGVGALLARFGAARLRATVPALHARLRSMGVAPDDLPLAEPPALREVLGRALAAIEAVLSAHPTPAANATQRDNAAALEAVARALREAGALAGERAAGAVIEARAACRLSRRCRATAGAIQEASEVLDELEDAARLAGIQPHRRALRGLLREFGERYSEGKRRAGVLDQDDLQEAAERLFRRRPDVAEEYARRFELIMVDEFQDTNALQVRVIEPIRRGDLCVVGDERQAIYSFRNADVEVFRQVRAGIDRTVSLDVNFRSRPPLLGFVNALFGAEELFGAGHEPLVPGGPASPTPPESAPCAEVLAVAREGWEGVSWREAEARALARRIRSLVREDGVPPGGVAVLLRALTGAAPYLAALEAEEVPALVAGGGSFASQPEALEMESLLAVAALPHDEEQFATLLLGDMIGLSGGAVLQLRELAEDRGMWAAVTAAAAGEGALPAGDRQRVRALRDAVEALRGECHRRGLGEALVRAIRILGLREALSGRGAAGERAWANVRKLVREAETFGRDETPDAGAFVERLRAWRLYGRSGQAPPPEAAEAVRIMSVHSAKGLEFPVVAVADLGRQVPSVEDLAIAVMRPGGPAWSLALPRSRTGEDGYVPMEHARMRAEEQQRRLAEEKRLLYVACTRGEERLILSGATSLDKGERDDRPIGWVRGALGLAEAVGEPGEREAGGARYVLEVVRPEDEPDAAPAREAPTHPRPSTPPVPSPPPGPAAAEAENAPEEPVENPQPEEPAAGPASLSFTALHTFTECPYRFYVERVAGLRAPGRDAGPMAFGSAAHAALETLGEQPLTDARIDAIASVHGLPSEEIPRLAAAVRAFAGSPLAARAEAEERIGREVPFAVMLDGTPLTGAMDLVSWFGERVLVVDYKTGAGDGTGDRSGGEAYRLQAECYALALLESGAGEVEVAFVALERGSRITSSRFRSSDAARLRERLEGLARDALGGPYRPRPRYDRRVCGGCPALGGLCPVRRPRRRPRGAA